TCAAGGAAGCCCACACCATCCACGCAGATTCTGAAGGTGCCAGTCAACAGGTTGAAAGAGCTATTGAAATATACAGTTCCTTCTTTGACCAGCTGGGAATACCCTACGTGGTTACCAAACGGCCAGAATGGGATAAATTCCCCGGTGCTGATTACACCATGGCCTTCGATACTCTCCTACCAGATGGTAAAACCCTACAGATAGGTACAGTCCACAACCTGGGCCAGACCTTCGCCCGCACATTTGACATCACCTATGAAACAGCAGAAGGAGAACACGAATATGTTTACCAGACATGTTATGGATTATCTGACCGTGTAATAGCATCAATCATTGGTATTCATGGAGATTCATCTGGACTGAACCTTCCCCCTGCTGTGGCACCATACCAGATAGTTATTGTACCGGTACTCTTCAAGAAAACTGCCCAGGAAGTCCTGGACTTCTGCAACCAGTTAAAGGATAAAATTAAAAAAGCAGGTCTCAGGGTTCACCTTGATGATCGTGACATCAGGGCTGGTAAGAAGTACTACGGATGGGAGATGAGGGGAGTACCACTACGCCTGGAAATAGGACCAAGGGATATAGAAAATAAGAAAATGGTTGTAGTGCGCAGGGACACCCTGGAGAAAGAAATCATTGATTACAATGAAGAGACACTTATCAATGATTTAAACAACATCCTAGGAAACATTACCCAAAATCTCAAAACTAAAGCATGGGAAAACTTCCAGGATAACATCCGTCCTGCAGAGACACTGGAAGAAGCCAAAAACATCATCACAGATGAAC
This window of the Methanobacterium formicicum DSM 3637 genome carries:
- the proS gene encoding proline--tRNA ligase codes for the protein MSEFSEWFHNILEEAEIIDTRYPIKGMHVWQPQGFKIRKYALSLLKEILDEDHEEVLFPMLIPEDELAKEAIHVKGFEEEVYWVTHGGLTPLNKKLALRPTSETAMYPMFALWVRSHTDLPMKFYQVVNTFRYETKHTRPLIRVREITTFKEAHTIHADSEGASQQVERAIEIYSSFFDQLGIPYVVTKRPEWDKFPGADYTMAFDTLLPDGKTLQIGTVHNLGQTFARTFDITYETAEGEHEYVYQTCYGLSDRVIASIIGIHGDSSGLNLPPAVAPYQIVIVPVLFKKTAQEVLDFCNQLKDKIKKAGLRVHLDDRDIRAGKKYYGWEMRGVPLRLEIGPRDIENKKMVVVRRDTLEKEIIDYNEETLINDLNNILGNITQNLKTKAWENFQDNIRPAETLEEAKNIITDEQGIVSFLWCGDESCGKEIEEYVNVDILGVKEEATEGKCIKCGKDARNVALLAKTY